The Fusobacterium necrophorum subsp. necrophorum genome includes the window GACAATCCAATTCCTCCAGGATTTCACGAACAATCGCTTCTTCTTTGCTTTCTCCCTTCTCTACTTTTCCTCCCGGAAATTCCCAGTAATTTCCCAATTTTTTTCCAAGCGGACGCAAGGTGGATAAAATTCTTCCTTCTTCATTGACCAACATAGCTCCGACCACTTGTAAATGTTTTTTCATTTCTTCCCTCCAATCAAAAAGTGCTATGATAATTTCATCATAGCACACTTTCTATCAATCTTCAAAAAATATTTCGAGAACTTCTTCTCGAGGTTCTTTTCCAAAATAACTTCCTGTAATAAAGGCAAGAACCGAGATTCCCAAAGTGGGAACAACGGCGTGCATTCCAAAAATCGGAGTTTTCATAATAGTAATATATAAGTAAGCGCTGACTCCCGCAATCATAGAACTGATGGCTCCGAAAGAATTTGCTTTTTTCCAGTATAATCCAAATAAGATCGGAGCAAAGAATAAGGCTTCCTGCCCGGCTAGAGCAAACAAGTTAATCCATACCAGTAATTCAGGTGGACGAACTGCCAAAAGAAAAACCAATATTCCAAATCCTAGAGAACAATAGGTTGACAATTTTTTAATTTTGGCTTCCCTTGCATCCTTTTCCACATAATGTAAATATAAATCTTTAATAATCATAGAAGAGCTGATAATCAGTAAAGAATCCACTGTTGACATAATCGCAGCCAAAGGTCCTCCGATAAACACTCCCGCTAAAATCGGATGTAAATGATTCAAAGCCAAAATCGGAATAATTTTGTCTCCTATTTCTACACTCGGTTCAATCGCCAATCCCATTACTCCTACCAAGTGCATTCCCAACATCAACAGTCCCACCACGGAAGTTCCGATGACCATCGCCTGATGTAAGGCTTTTGTGTCTTTAAATCCCATACAACGCACTGTTGTAGCGGGTAAACCTAAAAGTCCTATTCCTACTAAAACCCAAAAGGATAAAATAAAGGGTTTCGCAATATTTCCTCCGGAGTCCGGTCGTAATAAATCCGGATTTATCTCTCCAATGGTTCTCATAATATTTTCCATTCCATTTCCTTTTTGTAAAATAATCCAAAATAGAATGAAGGTTGCAAATAACATTACAAATCCCTGAATCGCATCCGTCAAAGCGACTGCCCGAAATCCTCCAATCGTTGTATAGGTAATCACGACTACGGAAAAAAGAATCAAGCCCACAATATAGGGAGCCCCCGTCACGGATTCAAATAATCTCGCTCCTCCTACAAACTGAGCAACCACTGCCCCCAAGAAGAAAATCAATAACATCAAAGCGCTTAAGATGACAACAATATCACTTTGATACCTCGCTCGAATAATATCCAACAGAGTGACTGCATTCAATTTTCTGGATAAAATTCCCAATTTTTTTCCAAGAATTCCCAGAGTAAAAAAAGCGGTCGGAACTTGGATACAAGCCAGTAAAACCCAACCTAAACCTAATTTATAAGCAACTCCCGGTCCCCCAATAAAGGAACTGGCTCCTACATAGGTCGCTATAATCGTCATTGCCAAAACAACACCGCCCATATCACGACTTCCGATATAATATTCTTCTGCAAAATTACCGGAATTTCTCTTTTTCTTATTCACTTGGAATGCAATGTACAACATCAATAATAAATACAGGAAGATTGGAATGGATACTAGCATGTTTTCTCCTCCTCGTCTAAGTCCATATCTTGAAAGAAATATTTAATCACAAGAAATACCAAAGCATTCATCACAAACAAACCTAAGACACAGGAATAAAAAAACCATTCCGGCAATCCCAAAATATAATGATATCGGCTTACTTCTTTTTCTCCAAAACAATAAGCAAAATAATACCACCATGCGAAATATACTAGATACATACCCACTGTCAAAAGGGCTTCCTTCTCTATTTGTTTCTTTTTACTTTTCATGCTTTCCTCCTGATTTTTGAAAATCTTGATATAAATATAGTAAGCCCTCTAAGGTTAAATAGGGAGCAAAGGTAGTTTCTATGTTCATATGCTGACTTACAATGGTGGACAAGCCCCCTGTCAATGAAACATGTAACTTTTTGGTAAATTTTTTTTGAATTTCCCGAACAAAGCCTTCCAACATCAAAGCATGTCCGTATAAAGCTCCTATTCTCATGCAATCTTGTGTATTTTTCCCAATATATTCCGCAATCGGAATACTGCAATCTATCATAGGCAACTGTGAAGTTGCCTGAATTAAAGCATTTAAAGATATTTTTAAACCGGGAATAATGGCTCCTCCTATATAACGTCCTTCTTCGTCCAGTACCGAACAAGTCGTAGCCGTTCCCAAATCAAAAATAAGTTGTGGAGAGGGATATTTTTTTAAAGCCGCTACAGCATCAACCTTCAAGTCCATTCCCAATTTTCCCGGGCTGTCGATTTCAATTTGAAGAGATTCGTCAATAATATCATCGACTAAAATAGTATCCACTTTGTATATCACTTTGACAGCTTCGATCAATTTTTTAGTGACTTCCGGAACGACAGAAGAGAGAATGGCTCCCTTCACCTTTCTAATTTTTTCTTTTTGACACAATAAATCCTTTAAAACCGGTATATAGTCAAAATCCTTTTCCTTTATCGTTTCCGTACGCAAAGTATTAATTATCTTTTCTCCATCTGAAATTCCAAAAACAATGTTTGTATTTCCCACATCAATTAAAAAAATCATCTTCATGTCTCCTGTTTTTCTTCCTCTTATACTGCTTTTTTTGTCAAACTGTTTTCTCTTGCTTTCGTATTTTGCAAAAATTGTCTTCCATATTCACTATTCGGATGATAAAAGAAATCTAAAGTGTTTTGTATTTCCTGTACTTCCCCTTGATACAGCAACAAAATTCTATCTGCAATTCGATAAATCGCCGGCAAATTATGAGAAATAAAAAGAAAAGTAATTCCCTCCTCCTGATTGATTCGATAAATCAATTGCAAAATTTGTTCTTGCATTGCCAAATCCAAAGAGGCAATCGGTTCATCACAAACAATCAATTTTGGGGATAAGATAATTGCTCCGGCAATACAAACTCTCTGTCTTTGCCCTCCTGACAATTCAGAAGGATACTTTTCGGCATCGCTTTCCAATAATCCCACCTTTTTCAAAGTTTCCAACACTTTTTTTCTTCTCTCTTCTTTTCTTTTCACTCCATTCGCCAGCAAAGGCTCTTCCAAAATTTGTCCAATTTTTAAACCGGGATTTAAAGAACTATACGGATCTTGAAAAACCGTTTGAATTTCTCTACGACTGAGCTCTTTTAATTCTTTCCCCTCAAACAAAATCTTTCCCTCTGTTGTTTTTATCATTTGTAACAATAATTTTCCTATTGTAGATTTCCCGGCTCCCGATTGTCCTAAAATTCCAAAAATTTCTCCTCTTTTGACAGAAAAGGAAACATTTTTTAACACTGCTTTTTTCCCATAATATTTTGAAACCTTTTCAAATTCTAACATCATCGTTCCCTCCTCCAACTATTTTGAGAAAGCTGAAATAAACGTTTTCCATAGGCATGTGTCTCATCTACAAGTTCTCCTTGGTACATCACATAGATCTTCGTTGCAAAGTCCTGTAACAAAGAAATATCATGAGTAATAAAAAGAACGGCAATTCCTAAATCATTTCGTAACGTTTGAAACAAATGGATAATCTCCTGTTTCGTTTCCACATCCAGAGCCGTAGTCACTTCATCTGCAATCAAAAATTTCGGTTCTCCTAACAAAGCTCCCACAATGACCACTCTTTGTTGCTCTCCTCCACTTAATTCATGAGGATATTTTTTCAACACATTTTTATTGGCTCCTAAGCCGACTTTTTCAAGTAAGTCTTCCGCTTTTTTTCTCCAATCTTTATCATTTCCATATTGAGAAATATAAAGATGTTTCAACTGCTTTCCAATCTTCATGGTGGGATTTAAAGAAGTAAAAGCATTTTGAAAAACGGCTCCCAATTCTGTTCTGACTTCAAAGCCATCATAAGTCATATTTGCAGATTCCGGCAAAATCCCTAAAATACATTTTGTAAATAAAGTCTTTCCGCTTCCGGATTCTCCTACCAGACCCACAATCTCTCTCTCAGAAATCGAAAGGCTTATCTGTTTTAACAGATGTTTTTCTTGAATCCAAAGATTTAAATTTTCAATCTCCAATACTCTCATCTATGTTTCTCCTGATATGTTTTTGAAATTTTATTCATCCGGTATACCAAAATAATAATCACAAAACCCGGAGCTATTGTAAAACAGGGAGCTATTAAAAAATAGGACTGTGACTGATTTAACATATTTCCCAAAGTAGGATAGGGGGGCTGAATTCCAAAACCTAAATACCCCAAAGCCGCTTCGGTTAAGATAGCTCCTGCAAAGTTGGTAGAAAAATTGACTAAAATCGGTAGAAAAATATTCGGTCCTATATGACGAAATAGAATTCGAAAATCTCCCACCCCATAAATTTTTGCCATTTTGATATAATTTTTATGTTTTTCCTGCTTTACCAAAGCTCTGACAAAATGAATGCATCTCGGAGTATACAGAATAAAAATTGCCAAAGTAATGGAGTAAAAACCGGCACGGAACAATACAATAATTCCTAAGGTAATTAAAATGGCAGGAATGGACATTAAGGTTTCCGAAAGAAACAATAGAAACTCATCCAAATATCCCTCGAAATATCCGGCAAGTCCTCCTAGAAATCCTCCTATTATACCGGCAAAGAGTACCGATAAAAAAGCAATGCTCATGCTATAAAAGCTTCCCAAGACCAAACGACTGAAAATATCTCTTCCCAGATTATCGGTTCCTAAGATATGTCTCAAACTAGGGCCTTCCAAGGTCATTATTTCCGAAACCCGATATGGATTTTGATAAAAGATTCCTATCCATAAAAGCAGAATGAACAGAGACAAACCCAACATTATTTTGCTTCTTCTTTTCATACTACTCTCCTAACCGTATTCTCGGATCAATGAAAGAATACAAAATATCAATTCCAAAATTCAATAAAACCAAAAAAGTGGAAGTATAGAAAATAAGTCCCTGTACTAGAGGAATATCCCTTGTAAAAACAGAGCTTACCAACAATCTTCCGATTCCCGGAATGGAAAAAATCTGCTCAATAATGACAACTCCGGTTACCAATTCCAAGAGCATCATTCCCGTTAAAGGAATGATCGGCAGGATTGCATTTTTTAAAATATAAACATTCAAATATCGCTTTTTCATTCCATTGACATAAAGATATTTAATATATTCTTCTCGCAGTTCCTTATATAAATTCGCATACAGGTGCATTGTAATCCAAGCAATCTTAGGAATCGCAATAACACAGCAAGGTAAAATCAGGGAACGATAAGTATCATTATATCCTGTCGAAATCCAACGTAATATAATTCCAAAGAAATACATAAATAAAATTCCCAACCAGAAGGATGGAACGGAAATAAACAATCCTAATATTCCCTCTCCAAAACTTTGTATTTTTTTATTTTTAATCCTATGAAGAAAAAAAGCGAAAGGAATCGAAACCCCGAAAATAAGAAACATCGAAAAAACAGCAATGCTCAGAGTCAGAGGAAGACGTTCAAAAATCAAGGTGCTCACCGCTTCTCCATATTTAAATGAAATCCCTAAATTTCCATGCAAAGCCCCCTGAATCCAATTCCAATATCGCTCCATAAAACTTAAATTCAAGCCCAACTGCTGTCTTAAATTTTCAATGTCCTTTGCACTCGCCTCAACTCCCAAAATAGCCGTAGCAGGGTCTCCGGGAATCCATTCCAGTAAACAAAAAGAACAAGTTCCGATAAAAAAGATACTCAGCACCATTCTTATCATTTTTTTGATATAATACATCTCTTCCCTCAATTATTTCTTAAAACGTAATTTTGCAAAGTTTAAATATGGCAGAGGGTAAAATTCGAAACCTTCCAATCCTTTTTCCATCGCAATAATACTGTCCGGATCCATGATAAACACTGCCGCCTGTTCCTCTTGTAAAATTCTTTCCGCCTCTTTATAATTTTTAATTTGTGTTTGCTCTTCTGCTGATAATTTTGCTTCCGCTATCAATCTATCGTAGTTGTCATTGTGAAAGTTGGTAAAATTCTTTTTATAATCGGACGTATATCTTCTTAAAATAGCATCGGGTTCCATTTTTCCCGAAAGTCCTGCCAGACTTGCAGTATAGTTTCGATTGGTATAGACATCGGACAACCAGCTCGCCCATTCAATCGTTTCCAAGTTCACTTTCACTCCTATTTCTTTCAACTGCTCTCGTAAAGCCTGTGCTGTATCCAAATATATCTTCGAACTGTTCGGAACTTTCAAGGTGAATTCCATAGGTAACAAAGCCTTCTTTTCCAAAATTTCTTTTGCTAAAGCGGGATTTCTTTCTTCTCCCTTTCCTTCCCATAGAAATTTTTTCATCACGGGGCTCATATTTGTATGTATCACCGTTCCATGTCCATTCATTGCCAACTGTACTATTTTTTCTTTATCAATGGCTAAATGGAACGCCTTCCTTACCTCAACATCATCAAAAGGCTTCTCCTTGTGATTAAAGGCTAAAATCAAACATAGATTTCTCGGACCGGAAGCAATCGTATAGTTTTTCAATTCCTCCAATCTCTTGGAATCAATTTCCGTTAAAAAGTTAATTTCTCCCGATAAGAGTTTTAAAAAATTGGTTTCCGGATTCGGACTCACTAAAATGGAAACTTTCGGAATTTCCGCTTTTTCTCCCCAATAATTCTCATTCTTCGTCAAGACCAATTTTTGTTCTTTTTGATATTCTTCCACTTGATAGGGTCCTGTCCCAATCGCTTTTTCTGTCAGATGATCTTTATTTTCATCAGGAACAATTGCTTCTTTCATATAATAAATAAAAGAAGAATCCGGCTTTCCTAAATGAACGGCAATTTTTTTCTCATCCAACACTTCTATGCTCTCAATATTTTCGAACAAGCCTTCCGTAGGAGTATCTCCTAATTTTCCGGACATTTTATTCAGGGAAAATTCCACATCATGAATATCCATAGGGTTTCCATTGTGAAATCTGACTCCTTCCCGAATCGTAAAGATATATGTTTTTCCATCTTTCGATACTTCATAAGATTCTGCCAAAGCGGGAACAACACTTCCGTCGGAAGACGGCATGATAAGACCTTCGAATACATTTAATAAGAGTTGTTCCGAAGCACTGGATACCACTTGATATGGATTTAAACTGTCAATATCTACGCTTGACACTGTTTTAATTTCTTCTACTCTTTCCTCTTCTTTTCCACAGGCAGAAAAAGTAAGTGCAAGAAGTGCAATCAAACACAATTGTTTCCATCCATCTCTCTTTTTCATTTTTTTCTTATCCTCCTAAAAAAATTTTTTATTTCTTTGTTAAGAGTAGCAATTTTTCCATAAAAAATCAATATTTTTTCATTTTGTCCTATTATGTCCTTTTATTTTAAAAATAGTTGTGCTATAATAAGAAAAAAAGGAGGAAAATCTCATGTATGTAGCTGTTACCGGACGTGGAAAAGCAAAAGTGGTTCAATTTTGTGAACAGCATAGAATTCCAGGAACGAAAAAGAAGAAAACGATTGTCATTCGTACTCTGGGAAATTATGAAAAAATGTTGGAAGAAAATCCCAACATCATTGCGGAATTGAAAGAAAAAGCAAAAATCTTAACAAACTTGGAAAAAGAAAAAAAACAGGAGCTGAACACTTCTTTATTTCGATTTGGACACAGCCTCATCAAGAAAGTATGGGAAGAGATGCATTTAAATACTCTCTTTGAAGAAGAATTGTCAAAAACTCTATTTTCTTTGGTCGTCTATCGTCTTGGAAGCTCCTATACGAATTTTAGAACGAATCGAAAAACTCCCTTTGCCAATTTGGAAGCCATCAGTTATCAGAATTTTTATCACCTTTTGGAAGTTTTAGCAGAAAAAAAAGAGGAAGTTGTACAACATTTGGGAAAATTTTTTAATAAAAAAACATCTCGCTCCAATGAAATGGCTTACTATCATATCAGTTCTTATAACTACAATTCCTATTGGAGAGATCTTCACGGTTCTCCTCATTTTTTTTTGCAGAAAGAAAAAGAAGATCTTCCTTTTTCCATGGTTCTTCTATTGGATAGAAACGGAATTCCGATCTCCTATGATTTATTTACGAAAAAATTTGTGCTGGAACAACAATTGGAAGAAGTCAAACAGAAGTTAAAGCTTGAAAAACTCGTGATTCTTTCTGCAAATCGTAATAAAGTAGAGCAGGGAGAATATATTTTACCCGTTAATTTTTTAGACTTACCCTT containing:
- the panF gene encoding sodium/pantothenate symporter yields the protein MLVSIPIFLYLLLMLYIAFQVNKKKRNSGNFAEEYYIGSRDMGGVVLAMTIIATYVGASSFIGGPGVAYKLGLGWVLLACIQVPTAFFTLGILGKKLGILSRKLNAVTLLDIIRARYQSDIVVILSALMLLIFFLGAVVAQFVGGARLFESVTGAPYIVGLILFSVVVITYTTIGGFRAVALTDAIQGFVMLFATFILFWIILQKGNGMENIMRTIGEINPDLLRPDSGGNIAKPFILSFWVLVGIGLLGLPATTVRCMGFKDTKALHQAMVIGTSVVGLLMLGMHLVGVMGLAIEPSVEIGDKIIPILALNHLHPILAGVFIGGPLAAIMSTVDSLLIISSSMIIKDLYLHYVEKDAREAKIKKLSTYCSLGFGILVFLLAVRPPELLVWINLFALAGQEALFFAPILFGLYWKKANSFGAISSMIAGVSAYLYITIMKTPIFGMHAVVPTLGISVLAFITGSYFGKEPREEVLEIFFED
- a CDS encoding YhdT family protein; protein product: MKSKKKQIEKEALLTVGMYLVYFAWWYYFAYCFGEKEVSRYHYILGLPEWFFYSCVLGLFVMNALVFLVIKYFFQDMDLDEEEKTC
- a CDS encoding type III pantothenate kinase, whose product is MIFLIDVGNTNIVFGISDGEKIINTLRTETIKEKDFDYIPVLKDLLCQKEKIRKVKGAILSSVVPEVTKKLIEAVKVIYKVDTILVDDIIDESLQIEIDSPGKLGMDLKVDAVAALKKYPSPQLIFDLGTATTCSVLDEEGRYIGGAIIPGLKISLNALIQATSQLPMIDCSIPIAEYIGKNTQDCMRIGALYGHALMLEGFVREIQKKFTKKLHVSLTGGLSTIVSQHMNIETTFAPYLTLEGLLYLYQDFQKSGGKHEK
- a CDS encoding dipeptide/oligopeptide/nickel ABC transporter ATP-binding protein; translation: MMLEFEKVSKYYGKKAVLKNVSFSVKRGEIFGILGQSGAGKSTIGKLLLQMIKTTEGKILFEGKELKELSRREIQTVFQDPYSSLNPGLKIGQILEEPLLANGVKRKEERRKKVLETLKKVGLLESDAEKYPSELSGGQRQRVCIAGAIILSPKLIVCDEPIASLDLAMQEQILQLIYRINQEEGITFLFISHNLPAIYRIADRILLLYQGEVQEIQNTLDFFYHPNSEYGRQFLQNTKARENSLTKKAV
- a CDS encoding ABC transporter ATP-binding protein, with the translated sequence MRVLEIENLNLWIQEKHLLKQISLSISEREIVGLVGESGSGKTLFTKCILGILPESANMTYDGFEVRTELGAVFQNAFTSLNPTMKIGKQLKHLYISQYGNDKDWRKKAEDLLEKVGLGANKNVLKKYPHELSGGEQQRVVIVGALLGEPKFLIADEVTTALDVETKQEIIHLFQTLRNDLGIAVLFITHDISLLQDFATKIYVMYQGELVDETHAYGKRLFQLSQNSWRRER
- a CDS encoding ABC transporter permease, which translates into the protein MGLSLFILLLWIGIFYQNPYRVSEIMTLEGPSLRHILGTDNLGRDIFSRLVLGSFYSMSIAFLSVLFAGIIGGFLGGLAGYFEGYLDEFLLFLSETLMSIPAILITLGIIVLFRAGFYSITLAIFILYTPRCIHFVRALVKQEKHKNYIKMAKIYGVGDFRILFRHIGPNIFLPILVNFSTNFAGAILTEAALGYLGFGIQPPYPTLGNMLNQSQSYFLIAPCFTIAPGFVIIILVYRMNKISKTYQEKHR
- a CDS encoding ABC transporter permease yields the protein MYYIKKMIRMVLSIFFIGTCSFCLLEWIPGDPATAILGVEASAKDIENLRQQLGLNLSFMERYWNWIQGALHGNLGISFKYGEAVSTLIFERLPLTLSIAVFSMFLIFGVSIPFAFFLHRIKNKKIQSFGEGILGLFISVPSFWLGILFMYFFGIILRWISTGYNDTYRSLILPCCVIAIPKIAWITMHLYANLYKELREEYIKYLYVNGMKKRYLNVYILKNAILPIIPLTGMMLLELVTGVVIIEQIFSIPGIGRLLVSSVFTRDIPLVQGLIFYTSTFLVLLNFGIDILYSFIDPRIRLGE
- a CDS encoding ABC transporter substrate-binding protein, whose amino-acid sequence is MKKRDGWKQLCLIALLALTFSACGKEEERVEEIKTVSSVDIDSLNPYQVVSSASEQLLLNVFEGLIMPSSDGSVVPALAESYEVSKDGKTYIFTIREGVRFHNGNPMDIHDVEFSLNKMSGKLGDTPTEGLFENIESIEVLDEKKIAVHLGKPDSSFIYYMKEAIVPDENKDHLTEKAIGTGPYQVEEYQKEQKLVLTKNENYWGEKAEIPKVSILVSPNPETNFLKLLSGEINFLTEIDSKRLEELKNYTIASGPRNLCLILAFNHKEKPFDDVEVRKAFHLAIDKEKIVQLAMNGHGTVIHTNMSPVMKKFLWEGKGEERNPALAKEILEKKALLPMEFTLKVPNSSKIYLDTAQALREQLKEIGVKVNLETIEWASWLSDVYTNRNYTASLAGLSGKMEPDAILRRYTSDYKKNFTNFHNDNYDRLIAEAKLSAEEQTQIKNYKEAERILQEEQAAVFIMDPDSIIAMEKGLEGFEFYPLPYLNFAKLRFKK